A segment of the Nocardioides plantarum genome:
ACCAGGTCGGCGTAGCTCTCGTTCCAGAGGTCCTCGTCGCCGTCGGGGAGGAGCAGCACCCGGTCGGGCTCGAGCGCGCGGACGGCGCCCTCGTCGTGGGTGACCAGGATGATGGCGCCCTCGTAGGTGCGGATGGCGGCCAGCACCTCCTCGCGGGAGGCCGGGTCGAGGTTGTTGGTGGGCTCGTCGAGGAGCAGCACGTTGGCGCTCGAGACGACGAGCGAGGCCAGGGCCAGGCGGGTCTTCTCGCCGCCGGAGAGCACCGAGGCGGGCTTGGCCGCGTCGTCGCCGGAGAACAGGAACGAGCCGAGGACCGATCGCGCCTCGGTGTCGGTGAGCTGCGGGGCGGCGGTCTGCATGTTCTCGAGCACCGTGCGGGAGGTGTCGAGGGTCTCGTGCTCCTGGGCGTAGTAGCCCAGCTTGAGCCCGTGGCCGGGGACGACCTCGCCGGTGTCGGACTGGTCGACGCCGCCCAGGATGCGCAGCAGCGTGGTCTTGCCGGCCCCGTTGAGGCCGAGGATGACGACCCGCGAGCCGCGGTCGATGGCCAGGTCGACGTCGGTGAACACCTCGAGCGAGCCGTAGGACTTCGACAGCTCCTTGGCCGTGAGCGGGGTCTTGCCGCACGGGGCCGGCGAGGGGAACTTGATCTTGGCGACCTTGTCGGCCGCACGCTCGCCCTCCAGGCCCGCCATGATCTTGTCGGCGCGCTTGAGCATCGACTGGGCGGCCACGGCCTTCGAGGCCTTGGCTCGCATCCGGTTGGCCTGGTCGGTGAGCGTCTTGGCCTTGTTCTCGGCGTTGGACCGCTCACGCTTGCGGCGCTTCTCGTCGGTCTCGCGCTGGGTCAGGTAGAGCTTCCAGCCCATGTTGTAGAGGTCGATGACCCCGCGGTTGGCGTCGAGATGGAAGACCTTGTTGACGGTCTCCTCGAGCAGCGCGTTGTCGTGGCTGATCACGATGAACCCGCCGCGGTGCTGCTTGAGGAAGTCGCGCAGCCACACGATCGAGTCGGCGTCGAGGTGGTTGGTCGGCTCGTCGAGGATCAGCACCTCGGCGTCGGAGAACAGGATGCGGGCCAGCTCGACCCGGCGGCGCTGGCCGCCCGAGAGCGTCTTGAGCGGCTGGCTGAGGATGCGCTCCTCGATGCCGAGCGACGCCGCGATCGTGGCGGCCTCGGACTCGGCCGCGTAGCCACCGCCGGCCTGCATCTCGTCGGTGGCGCGGGTGTAGCGCTTCATGCCCTTCTCGCGCTGCTTGGGGTCCTCGGACCCCATCAGCTCCTCGGCCTCGCGCATCCGGCGTACGACGTCGTCGAGGCCGCGGGCCGACAGGATGCGCTCGCGGGCGATGACCTCGGGGTCACCAGTGCGGGGGTCCTGCGGCAGGTAGCCGACCTCGCCGGTGCGCGTCACCGACCCGGCAGCGGGCTGG
Coding sequences within it:
- a CDS encoding ABC-F family ATP-binding cassette domain-containing protein, whose protein sequence is MISAHQLEVRAGARLLMADVTFRVAAGDKVGLVGRNGAGKTTLTKILSGEAQPAAGSVTRTGEVGYLPQDPRTGDPEVIARERILSARGLDDVVRRMREAEELMGSEDPKQREKGMKRYTRATDEMQAGGGYAAESEAATIAASLGIEERILSQPLKTLSGGQRRRVELARILFSDAEVLILDEPTNHLDADSIVWLRDFLKQHRGGFIVISHDNALLEETVNKVFHLDANRGVIDLYNMGWKLYLTQRETDEKRRKRERSNAENKAKTLTDQANRMRAKASKAVAAQSMLKRADKIMAGLEGERAADKVAKIKFPSPAPCGKTPLTAKELSKSYGSLEVFTDVDLAIDRGSRVVILGLNGAGKTTLLRILGGVDQSDTGEVVPGHGLKLGYYAQEHETLDTSRTVLENMQTAAPQLTDTEARSVLGSFLFSGDDAAKPASVLSGGEKTRLALASLVVSSANVLLLDEPTNNLDPASREEVLAAIRTYEGAIILVTHDEGAVRALEPDRVLLLPDGDEDLWNESYADLVSLA